A stretch of the Elephas maximus indicus isolate mEleMax1 chromosome 3, mEleMax1 primary haplotype, whole genome shotgun sequence genome encodes the following:
- the LOC126074081 gene encoding olfactory receptor 18-like yields the protein MEPQNLTGVSEFLLLGLSGDTKLQPLLFGLFLSMYLISAAGNLLIILAVTSDSHLHTPMYFFLSNLSLADIGFISTTVPKMLVNMQTQNKSITYAGCLTQVSFFYLFGILDSLLLALMAYDRFVAICHPLHYTVIMNPRLCGLLVLLSFFISLLDSQLHMSMVSQLTFCTDVEIPHFFCDPPQLFNLACSDTSINIILLYCMGAIFGGVPISGIIFSYTRIALSVLRVSSSGGKYKAFSTCGSHLSVVCLFYGTGLGVYLSSAVSSSPRKGAVASLMYTVVTPMLNPFIYSLRNRDIKRPLQRILTN from the coding sequence ATGGAGCCACAGAATCTAACAGGTGTCTCAGAATTCCTCCTCCTGGGCCTCTCTGGGGATACAAAACTGCAGCCTCTCCTCTTTGGGCTGTTCCTTTCCATGTACCTGATATCTGCGGCTGgaaacctgctcatcatcctggctgtcACCTCTGACTCCcatctccacacccccatgtacttcttcctctccaacctgtccttgGCTGACATCGGTTTCATTTCCACCACAGTCCCAAAGATGCTAGTGAATATGCAGACACAGAACAAATCTATCACCTATGCGGGCTGCCTGACACAGGTgtcttttttttatctctttggaATTCTGGACAGTCTGCTCCTTGCCTTGATGGCTTATGAccggtttgtggccatctgtcacccccTGCACTACACTGTCATCATGAACCCCCGCCTCTGTGGCTTGCTAGTTTTGCTATCTTTTTTCATCAGCCTTTTGGACTCCCAGCTGCACATGTCAATGGTGTCACAACTTACCTTCTGCACAGATGTGGAAAtccctcatttcttctgtgaccctCCTCAACTCTTTAACCTTGCATGTTCTGACACCTCCATCAATATCATATTACTGTATTGTATGGGTGCCATCTTTGGTGGTGTTCCAATCTCAGGGATCATTTTCTCTTACACTCGAATTGCTTTGTCCGTTCTGAGAGTCTCATCTTCAGGTGGAAAGTataaagccttttccacctgtggctctcacctgtcagtcgtttgcttattttatggaaCAGGCCTTGGAGTGTACCTCAGTTCAGCTGTCTCATCTTCTCCCAGGAAGGGTGCAGTGGCTTCACTGATGTACACTGTGGTCACGCCtatgctgaaccccttcatctacagcctgaggaacagggacaTCAAGAGACCCTTGCAGAGGATC